Proteins found in one Deltaproteobacteria bacterium genomic segment:
- a CDS encoding oxygenase MpaB family protein, producing MNPPSAYVDGYAKARAVDRETADNYVAHTRIGDPVMDAVVEEMASLPPEQIHKFVRAGMEEDRDGLRNAPRSLRDFFIDAPQPDPDWLDRDAFGPGIRAFQRNSVLVLSAFVTGVLIDGFSTLISKSFVETGRIFENGVWRLKQNNRHQMEIFLPGGLERYGEGWKLSVRIRFVHAQVRRLLGQTAEWDHDVCGVPISAAHPGHAVACFAARTVKHSEALGARYTAEERAGFHDVWRYAGYLMGIPETILFADESDALHRYRIGSLCEPPPTEDAIIMTKALINSAPLVANITDPEERRQLVRNVIYPISRALVGNKLADQLNFPRKGGMPFPLLAYRIDQHLQRLKAWYRKERVRNFSTLLEASAYDDAGVSYRLPDHPHDERSSKW from the coding sequence TTGAACCCCCCGTCAGCATATGTCGACGGCTACGCCAAAGCGCGCGCCGTCGACCGCGAGACTGCGGACAACTACGTCGCCCACACCCGTATAGGCGACCCGGTCATGGACGCAGTGGTGGAAGAGATGGCGTCGCTGCCCCCGGAACAGATCCACAAGTTCGTTCGAGCGGGGATGGAGGAGGATCGCGACGGTTTGCGCAATGCGCCGCGATCGTTGCGCGACTTCTTCATTGACGCACCGCAGCCTGACCCGGACTGGCTCGATCGCGACGCCTTCGGCCCGGGCATCCGCGCCTTTCAAAGAAACTCGGTCCTCGTCCTTTCGGCTTTCGTCACGGGTGTGCTGATTGACGGGTTTTCCACCCTGATAAGCAAGTCTTTCGTGGAAACCGGGCGGATATTCGAGAACGGCGTCTGGCGGCTCAAGCAGAACAACCGTCATCAGATGGAGATATTCCTTCCCGGCGGGCTGGAACGGTACGGCGAGGGTTGGAAACTGTCGGTTCGCATCCGGTTCGTGCACGCGCAGGTGCGGCGGCTGCTGGGACAGACCGCGGAATGGGACCACGACGTCTGCGGCGTGCCGATCAGCGCCGCGCACCCCGGCCACGCGGTCGCGTGTTTCGCGGCGCGCACCGTCAAACACTCGGAGGCGCTGGGAGCTCGTTACACTGCCGAGGAGCGCGCCGGTTTCCACGACGTCTGGCGCTACGCCGGTTATCTCATGGGGATCCCCGAGACCATCCTCTTTGCCGACGAGAGCGACGCACTCCACAGGTACCGGATCGGGTCCCTTTGTGAGCCTCCTCCTACCGAGGATGCGATCATCATGACCAAAGCGTTGATCAACTCCGCGCCGCTGGTGGCGAACATTACTGATCCGGAAGAACGGCGTCAGTTGGTGAGGAACGTCATCTACCCCATTTCGCGGGCGCTGGTGGGCAACAAGCTCGCCGATCAGTTGAATTTCCCCAGGAAGGGTGGAATGCCTTTCCCCTTGCTCGCTTACCGCATCGACCAGCACCTTCAGCGGTTGAAGGCGTGGTACCGAAAGGAAAGGGTGCGAAATTTCTCGACGCTTCTCGAGGCCTCGGCCTATGACGACGCCGGCGTGAGTTACCGGCTGCCCGACCACCCCCACGACGAGCGGTCCAGCAAGTGGTGA